Proteins from one Mucilaginibacter jinjuensis genomic window:
- the bioB gene encoding biotin synthase BioB, with product MTEVRYNWTKEEIAEIYHTPLLDLIYQAATVHRENKDYAEVQISSLISVKTGGCPEDCAYCPQAARYNTGVNVHAILPKEEVIAAAEKAKAGGASRLCMGAAWREVRDNRDFDKVLEMVTAVNDLGMEVCCTLGMLTESQAQRLADAGLYAYNHNLDTSEDDYKRIITTRTYDDRLQTLDHVRKAKISVCSGGIIGLGETVADRISMLKTLSNMPKHPESVPINALVPVAGTPLADQPRVSVWDMVRMIATARIVMPKTVVRLSAGRTEMSTIEQALCFMAGANSIFAGEKLLTTPNPSFDTDMAMFELLGLTPRKAFKNGRPNRVEEVKEEVSI from the coding sequence ATGACTGAAGTAAGATACAACTGGACGAAAGAGGAGATTGCTGAAATATATCACACCCCATTACTGGACCTGATTTATCAGGCAGCAACTGTTCACCGCGAAAATAAAGATTATGCCGAAGTACAGATCAGCTCGCTGATTTCTGTAAAAACAGGTGGTTGCCCTGAAGATTGTGCGTATTGCCCGCAGGCGGCACGTTATAACACAGGTGTAAACGTGCATGCTATATTACCTAAAGAAGAAGTAATTGCTGCTGCCGAAAAAGCTAAAGCAGGCGGTGCATCACGTTTGTGTATGGGTGCCGCATGGCGCGAAGTACGCGATAACCGCGATTTCGACAAGGTACTGGAAATGGTTACCGCCGTTAACGACCTTGGTATGGAAGTTTGCTGTACCCTGGGTATGCTTACCGAAAGCCAGGCGCAACGTTTGGCTGATGCGGGCCTCTATGCCTATAACCACAATTTAGATACGTCTGAAGATGATTACAAGCGAATTATCACCACCCGTACTTATGATGATCGTTTACAAACCCTGGATCACGTGCGTAAAGCCAAGATCAGCGTTTGCAGCGGCGGCATCATTGGTTTAGGTGAAACCGTTGCAGATCGGATCTCGATGCTGAAAACATTATCTAACATGCCTAAACACCCCGAGTCTGTACCAATCAACGCATTGGTGCCGGTAGCAGGTACGCCACTGGCCGACCAGCCACGTGTTTCTGTTTGGGATATGGTACGCATGATTGCTACTGCACGCATCGTAATGCCTAAAACGGTAGTACGTTTATCGGCAGGCCGTACAGAGATGAGTACTATTGAGCAAGCATTATGTTTTATGGCAGGCGCTAACTCCATCTTCGCAGGCGAGAAACTGTTAACCACACCAAACCCATCTTTTGATACCGATATGGCCATGTTTGAGCTGTTAGGCCTAACCCCACGCAAAGCCTTTAAAAACGGCAGACCGAACAGGGTAGAAGAGGTTAAAGAAGAAGTAAGTATTTAA
- the mgtE gene encoding magnesium transporter has protein sequence MQSFEINKSDLLKIKNALEANDTELQRVLGEYHASEIAILFERLTPEEREKIINVLPSDIASEVISEMDEENHPEQILFNLHPEKRSEIIEELDYDDATDIISQLEEHEQEQVLEHIDQEDATNIRALLHYDEDTAGGLMNTDVIKLNANLNKKDALEEVIRQSEEKEEFYTIYAVNDRDILQGIVSLKDIIKSKPDVMVHDLLKTDYVYVKAEVDQEEVARLMSQYNLTSIPVVNDHLKLLGRITIDDIIDVMEEENTEDILKISGVSEDEELSGNWKDAVKSRLPWLIINLGTAFLAASVIRHFGNLEAKLPIIAAYMTIIAGMGGNAATQALAVTVRRISLSDLTDAQAYNTVLKEFLVGMINGAVNGIIVLVVALFYDANPMLGLVLFLAMTGNLIVAGLTGASIPLLLKRLGIDPAVASSIIITTFTDCIGFLLPLWLASALLL, from the coding sequence AACGGCTTACCCCCGAAGAGCGCGAAAAAATTATCAATGTTCTGCCATCTGACATTGCTTCGGAAGTTATCTCCGAAATGGACGAGGAGAACCACCCCGAGCAGATCTTGTTTAATCTTCATCCCGAGAAACGTTCGGAGATTATTGAAGAACTGGATTACGATGATGCGACGGATATTATCTCCCAACTCGAAGAACACGAGCAGGAACAGGTATTAGAACATATCGACCAGGAGGATGCCACCAACATCCGTGCCCTGTTACATTACGACGAGGATACGGCCGGCGGTTTGATGAACACCGACGTTATTAAACTCAATGCCAACCTCAATAAAAAAGACGCACTGGAAGAAGTAATTAGACAGTCGGAGGAGAAGGAAGAGTTTTATACTATTTACGCTGTTAACGATCGTGATATTCTGCAAGGTATTGTGTCGCTGAAGGATATCATTAAATCCAAACCGGATGTAATGGTGCACGATCTTTTAAAAACAGATTACGTTTACGTTAAAGCCGAAGTTGACCAGGAAGAGGTGGCCCGCTTGATGTCGCAATATAACCTAACCAGTATCCCGGTGGTGAACGACCACCTGAAACTGCTCGGCCGCATTACCATTGATGACATCATCGACGTAATGGAAGAAGAGAATACCGAGGACATTTTGAAGATCTCCGGTGTATCTGAAGATGAAGAATTGAGCGGTAACTGGAAAGATGCCGTAAAAAGCCGTTTACCATGGTTAATTATTAACCTGGGTACTGCTTTCTTAGCAGCCTCAGTTATCAGGCATTTTGGTAATTTAGAAGCCAAGCTACCCATTATAGCTGCCTACATGACCATTATTGCGGGTATGGGTGGCAATGCAGCCACACAGGCCCTCGCTGTTACGGTAAGGCGTATCTCATTAAGTGATTTAACAGATGCGCAGGCCTACAATACCGTATTAAAAGAGTTTTTAGTAGGGATGATTAATGGCGCCGTTAACGGTATCATTGTATTAGTGGTAGCTTTATTTTATGATGCCAACCCAATGCTGGGCCTTGTTTTGTTTTTAGCCATGACGGGTAACCTTATTGTTGCAGGTTTAACCGGAGCATCCATTCCATTGTTATTGAAGCGTTTGGGAATTGACCCCGCAGTGGCATCATCAATAATTATTACAACTTTTACAGACTGCATAGGCTTTTTGCTGCCTTTATGGTTAGCATCCGCACTTTTATTATAA